The Helianthus annuus cultivar XRQ/B chromosome 16, HanXRQr2.0-SUNRISE, whole genome shotgun sequence genome includes a window with the following:
- the LOC110919411 gene encoding uncharacterized protein LOC110919411: protein MDSRKKSDVQPDRGKPPLAAKSGGSRGGIDGNPKLARRGVFKPNAGNKPINVIDELEKISVPVPVDVNVKESSPDREGFFETIQDGENFQEFLNQESEAGGSIPSIFPAAELVSGIEELSSSNLKPLSYAESVLKQEKKVNFRALACTTQHEGCDVVLPKESVRVVQQKLSNTLYGYFLGDRVAYPVVEYYVKNNWKRFGIQKTMMNANGFFFFKFSDQKGMRDALASGPWIIRSQPMFLHEWTPNVKLEKKEVKKVQVWVKIHEVPIAAYTEDGLSMIATAIGEPKLLDSYTSSMCMESWGRSSYARALIEISADKEFKEEITLAIPEMEGDSFTKETMYVEYEWSPLRCSSCCVFGHDNGSCPKMPRKKADHGKQDRMPPNQGSRKGKEIPKVDDDGYMDVPNKKTARKGGFPVNKQKPKFEYRPVITKRKDESNGQVTSSSFLSSNPFAVLNERHVERGQSSKSGIGDQEESDDEEVVEVYNETDDFLMEGTQNVKGASTPSVGVSNESHVDVGNLAKVCKSVFNRWDWTSNGSCCDKGTRIIAGWNSDMFDVFVIAQTDQIMHFQLIFKLDKKVLFCSVVYAANYYVKRREVWHQLSLHKALIGDKPWIIMGDFNSALNLEDHSMGSSSISIGMRDFQECVTEIEVFDINKSGCHFTWTQKPKNGVGVLKKIDRVMGNNSFVSEFPNSVALFHPYRLSDHCPCLVSIPTSGKPKPRSFKFANFLVFKPGFQECVKNAWDTHVDGVFQFQVVKKLRLLKSPLRSLLFKQGNLHKKVESIRRDLDSIQMDIDKNPMSADLRLKEAKVSADLQVACLDEERFLKQKSKVEWLNAGDANTKFFHASLKTRNHMTRIDAISNSQGVLFQGEDVPKVLVHHYENFLGRKENMSLQPTQDLFDKRLRSDDSNHMVRPITNEEVKMAMFSIGNDKAPGPDGYTAAFYKHAWQIIGPDVSKAIMDFFSYGKLLRELNNTLIVLIPKKPTPSSVTDYRPIACCNVLYKCISKIIADRLKNYLNQVVSINQSAFVPGRKISDNILLTQELMHNYHRNIGPPRCAFKVDIQKAYDTVDWRFLKHVLIGFGFHSKMIDWIMICVSTPTYSICVNGETHGYFKGKRGLRQGDPLSPYLFTLVMEILTRILNRAAQLDSSFRFHNKCEKQKIINLCFADDLFLFARGDIRSAKCIVESLTRFSSMSGLLPNTQKSTAFFCNVSSHVKDAILEVLPFEEGLLPVKYLGVPLISSSLRIKDCRVLLERLDQRIMNWKNKMLSFAGRLQLILSVLSSMHIYWASAFILPARVVNEIEAKMRNFLWAQEGSFHRGKAKVSWKAICVPKYEGGLGIRRLGDANKALMVSHIWSILIKRDSLWVQWIYSYRLRNRCLWNCKDTSSCSWTWRKILQLRSLVKDHIWSSLGAGTSISAWYDSWCHLGPLSAFLSPRVISNAGFRLDAMVADIFRDNSWAWPSSWRDLFPAINQLDHIRPDQNKQDRLLWKNGDKMTDYSSATVWDTIRFREQEITWTSIVWFPQCIPRHAFLVWLIMRRKLLTQDKILKWDFSRRKNMNMMCCLLCYADVDSHDHLFFECKFSEQVWKSVRDKTDMFDVDPKWVSIIGWLMTRIRSKKASFYVARLLVGATAYTIWQERNARLFKNQTRPPEAICEVILKTVRYKLMGVKFKPCANVKSLLGKWGIEDAAVIDDGG, encoded by the exons ATGGATTCCCGTAAGAAGTCTGATGTTCAGCCTGATCGTGGTAAGCCTCCGCTAGCTGCTAAGAGTGGTGGTAGTCGTGGAGGTATTGATGGCAATCCGAAGCTTGCACGTAGAGGAGTGTTTAAACCGAATGCTGGAAATAAACCGATCAATGTCatagatgaacttgaaaagatttCTGTTCCGGTTCCTGTTGACGTTAATGTCAAGGAATCTTCACCGGACAGGGAGGGTTTCTTTGAGACGATACAAGATGGTGAAAACTTTCAGGAGTTTTTAAATCAAGAATCGGAGGCTGGTGGAAGTATTCCATCTATCTTTCCAGCCGCAGAGCTAGTGAGCGGTATTGAAGAGTTGTCAAGTTCAAACTTGAAACCGTTATCTTATGCAGAATCAGTTCTGAAACAAGAGAAAAAGGTGAACTTTCGTGCTCTAGCTTGTACAACTCAACATGAGGGATGTGATGTTGTGCTCCCAAAGGAATCTGTTCGAGTGGTCCAACAAAAGTTGTCTAATACGTTGTATGGGTATTTTCTGGGTGATCGGGTAGCATACCCGGTCGTTGAATATTATGTCAAAAACAATTGGAAAAGGTTTGGGATTCAGAAAACGATGATGAACGCTAACGGTTTCTTCTTTTTTAAGTTTTCGGATCAGAAAGGTATGCGGGATGCTCTTGCTTCAGGCCCTTGGATTATTCGGTCACAACCTATGTTTCTTCATGAATGGACGCCTAATGTCAAACTTGAGAAAAAAGAGGTAAAGAAAGTCCAAGTCTGGGTTAAAATACATGAAGTTCCCATTGCTGCCTATACGGAGGATGGTCTTAGCATGATAGCTACGGCTATTGGTGAACCTAAACTGCTTGATTCTTACACATCTTCAATGTGTATGGAATCATGGGGAAGGAGTAGCTACGCTAGAGCATTGATAGAAATATCCGCGGATAAGGAATTTAAAGAGGAAATTACTTTGGCTATTCCAGAGATGGAAGGAGATTCTTTTACGAAGGAAACTATGTATGTGGAATATGAATGGAGCCCGCTTAGATGTTCCTCTTGTTGCGTTTTTGGGCATGATAATGGGTCGTGTCCAAAGATGCCAAGGAAAAAGGCTGATCATGGTAAGCAAGACCGTATGCCACCGAATCAAGGAAGTCGAAAAGGGAAAGAAATTCCGAAAGTTGATGATGACGGGTATATGGACGTGCCAAATAAGAAAACGGCTAGGAAAGGAGGTTTTCCGGTTAACAAGCAAAAGCCAAAGTTTGAATATCGTCCCGTCATTACGAAACGTAAAGATGAGTCGAACGGCCAGGTGACGTCTTCTAGTTTTCTTTCTTCTAATCCGTTTGCGGTTCTGAATGAGAGACATGTAGAAAGAGGCCAGAGCAGTAAAAGTGGGATTGGTGATCAAGAGGAATCGGATGATGAAGAGGTTGTTGAAGTTTACAATGAAACAGATGACTTTTTAATGGAAGGGACTCAAAATGttaaaggggcaagcactccttctgTTGGGGTTTCCAATG AATCTCATGTTGATGTTGGTAATCTTGCTAAAGTTTGTAAGTCGGTTTTTAATCGTTGGGATTGGACTTCGAATGGTAGCTGTTGTGATAAAGGGACGAGAATAATTGCCGGGTGGAATTCGGACATGTTTGATGTCTTCGTGATAGCCCAAACTGATCAAATTATGCATTTTCAGCTTATATTTAAGCTGGATAAAAAGGTGTTATTTTGTTCGGTTGTATATGCTGCGAACTATTATGTAAAACGTAGAGAGGTATGGCATCAATTATCGTTACATAAAGCTCTAATAGGCGATAAGCCTTGGATAATCATGGGTGATTTTAACTCGGCTCTTAACTTAGAAGATCATTCTATGGGTTCATCTTCTATTTCGATTGGTATGCGAGATTTTCAAGAATGTGTTACGGAGATTGAGGTTTTTGATATCAATAAATCGGGCTGTCATTTTACGTGGACTCAGAAGCCTAAAAATGGTGTAGGTGTGCTAAAGAAAATTGATAGAGTTATGGGCAATAACTCGTTTGTGTCTGAATTTCCGAATTCGGTTGCTTTGTTTCATCCATATAGACTTTCTGATCATTGCCCGTGTCTGGTTAGCATTCCTACCTCTGGAAAACCGAAACCTAGATCGTTCAAATTTGCTAATTTCTTAGTCTTTAAACCGGGTTTCCAGGAATGTGTTAAGAATGCTTGGGATACCCATGTTGATGGGGTTTTTCAGTTTCAAGTGGTAAAGAAACTCAGGTTATTAAAATCGCCTCTTCGGAGTTTATTATTTAAACAAGGGAATTTGCATAAGAAAGTTGAATCTATTCGTAGGGACTTGGACTCGATTCAGATGGATATTGATAAAAATCCGATGAGTGCGGATCTTCGGCTCAAGGAAGCGAAAGTATCAGCTGATCTCCAGGTTGCTTGTTTAGATGAGGAACGGTTTTTGAAACAGAAATCTAAGGTGGAATGGTTGAATGCAGGCGACGCGAATACAAAGTTCTTCCATGCTTCGTTGAAGACTAGAAACCACATGACCCGAATTGATGCTATTTCTAACTCTCAAGGAGTCTTATTTCAGGGTGAGGATGTCCCGAAGGTTTTAGTTCATCATTATGAGAATTTTCTTGGTCGGAAAGAGAATATGAGTTTGCAACCTACTCAGGATCTTTTTGATAAAAGGCTTCGTAGTGACGATTCTAATCATATGGTTCGACCGATTACTAACGAAGAGGTAAAAATGGCGATGTTCTCCATTGGAAATGATAAAGCGCCGGGCCCGGATGGTTATACGGCAGCGTTTTATAAGCATGCATGGCAGATTATTGGCCCGGATGTGTCGAAGGCAATCATGGATTTTTTCAGCTATGGTAAACTTCTTAGAGAGCTTAATAACACATTAATTGTTCTTATTCCGAAGAAGCCTACTCCGTCGTCTGTCACGGATTATCGTCCTATTGCTTGCTGTAACGTTCTTTACAAATGCATTAGTAAAATCATTGCGGACCGTCTAAAGAATTATCTTAATCAGGTTGTGAGCATTAACCAATCCGCGTTTGTGCCAGGAAGGAAAATTTCAGATAATATTTTGCTAACGCAGGAAttgatgcataattatcatagGAACATTGGTCCTCCTAGATGTGCTTTTAAAGTCGACATACAGAAAGCGTATGATACTGTTGACTGGAGATTTCTCAAGCATGTTCTTATTGGTTTTGGTTTTCATTCGAAGATGATTGATTGGATTATGATATGTGTTTCCACTCCCACCTATTCGATTTGTGTTAATGGGGAAACTCATGGTTATTTCAAGGGGAAGCGAGGGTTAAGACAGGGTGACCCGTTATCCCCTTACCTCTTCACTCTTGTTATGGAAATTCTGACTCGCATCTTGAATCGGGCTGCTCAATTGGATTCTTCGTTTAGATTCCATAATAAATGtgaaaagcagaaaataataaatctaTGTTTTGCGGACGATTTATTTTTATTTGCTCGTGGTGATATTCGGTCGGCTAAATGCATTGTGGAATCTCTCACGCGGTTTTCTAGCATGTCAGGTTTGCTCCCTAATACTCAGAAAAGTACAGCGTTCTTTTGTAATGTTTCTTCACATGTGAAAGATGCTATTTTGGAGGTCCTGCCGTTTGAGGAGGGTTTGTTGCCTGTTAAATATTTAGGGGTTCCCCTTATTTCTTCAAGCCTTCGAATTAAAGATTGTAGGGTGCTCCTTGAAAGATTGGATCAAAGAATTATGAACTGGAAAAACAAGATGTTATCTTTTGCGGGTAGACTACAGTTAATCCTTTCGGTCTTGTCGTCTATGCACATATACTGGGCTTCGGCTTTTATCTTACCTGCTCGGGTTGTTAACGAAATAGAGGCGAAGATGAGAAATTTCTTATGGGCTCAAGAGGGTTCTTTTCATAGAGGGAAAGCGAAAGTTTCATGGAAAGCTATATGCGTTCCTAAATATGAAGGAGGTCTCGGGATCCGTCGGCTTGGGGATGCTAATAAAGCCCTCATGGTCTCTCATATCTGGAGTATTCTTATTAAGCGAGACTCTTTGTGGGTGCAATGGATATATTCTTATCGTCTTAGAAACCGGTGTCTTTGGAATTGCAAGGATACGTCCTCATGTAGCTGGACCTGGAGAAAGATTCTCCAATTGCGTTCGTTGGTTAAGGATCATATATGGTCCTCGTTAGGTGCTGGCACCTCCATTTCAGCCTGGTATGACTCGTGGTGTCACCTCGGGCCTCTATCAGCTTTTCTTTCGCCTAGAGTTATTTCTAATGCAGGTTTTCGTCTGGATGCTATGGTTGCGGATATTTTTAGAGATAACTCTTGGGCATGGCCGTCTAGTTGGAGGGATTTGTTTCCGGCTATTAATCAGCTTGACCATATTAGGCCGGATCAAAACAAACAAGACCGTTTGCTATGGAAGAATGGAGACAAAATGACAGATTATTCGTCGGCTACGGTTTGGGATACTATTCGGTTTAGGGAGCAGGAAATCACTTGGACTTCTATTGTTTGGTTTCCGCAATGTATCCCTAGGCATGCTTTCTTGGTGTGGCTTATAATGCGTCGGAAGCTTTTGACTCAAGATAAGATTCTAAAGTGGGACTTTTCTAGGAGAAAgaacatgaatatgatgtgctgTCTTTTATGCTATGCTGATGTCGACTCTCATGACCATCTTTTCTTTGAATGTAAGTTCTCAGAGCAAGTGTGGAAGTCGGTTCGTGACAAGACAGATATGTTTGATGTGGACCCTAAATGGGTTTCGATTATCGGCTGGTTGATGACAAGAATCCGCTCGAAGAAGGCTTCTTTTTATGTGGCTCGGCTGCTTGTAGGTGCAACTGCATACACTATTTGGCAAGAACGTAACGCTAGGCTTTTTAAAAATCAAACTCGCCCACCGGAAGCAATCTGCGAAGTAATCTTAAAGACTGTTCGATATAAGCTGATGGGCGTGAAGTTCAAACCGTGTGCAAATGTAAAGTCTTTGCTTGGGAAATGGGGGATCGAGGATGCTGCTGTGATCGATGATGGAGGCTGA